The following are from one region of the Fibrobacter sp. UWH6 genome:
- a CDS encoding type II toxin-antitoxin system HicA family toxin — MNAKELIKKLEQAGFTFDRANGSHRIYKKEGSKPITVPYHGNKDLKIGTANKILKDAGLK; from the coding sequence ATGAATGCAAAAGAGCTAATCAAGAAACTTGAACAGGCGGGATTCACCTTTGATAGAGCAAACGGTTCACACCGAATCTACAAAAAGGAAGGATCCAAGCCGATAACGGTTCCTTATCACGGAAACAAAGACTTGAAAATAGGAACCGCAAACAAGATTCTAAAAGACGCGGGACTCAAATAG
- a CDS encoding type II toxin-antitoxin system HicB family antitoxin — protein MEYIAKINHEEDGFTVEFPDIPGCNTCGDSLEEALTMAKDALDLILEVKLEDKDPLPQSTLTEDQKNGFYAIQVNGRLALAYTIFEARRGKPAASICKKMGIAPQQYKLEDPSTGVTFATLEKFAKAIGKKLEIKFV, from the coding sequence ATGGAATACATTGCAAAAATAAATCACGAAGAAGACGGATTTACCGTAGAGTTTCCAGACATCCCGGGATGCAATACATGCGGAGACTCTCTTGAAGAAGCATTGACTATGGCAAAAGACGCCTTAGACTTAATTCTCGAAGTGAAACTGGAAGACAAGGACCCGCTCCCCCAATCCACGCTCACAGAGGACCAGAAGAACGGTTTCTACGCCATCCAGGTCAACGGCAGGCTGGCACTCGCCTACACCATCTTTGAAGCCCGTAGGGGCAAGCCTGCAGCCTCCATCTGTAAGAAGATGGGCATCGCGCCCCAGCAATATAAACTCGAGGATCCTTCAACCGGCGTCACCTTTGCCACCCTTGAAAAATTCGCCAAGGCCATCGGCAAAAAACTTGAAATCAAGTTCGTTTAA
- a CDS encoding peptidylprolyl isomerase — protein MLTWINEKAKWIIVIFAAGIAVGLLAMDRVPNQGKSYPVGEVNDSKITYAEFDARIKMIVQNQYQGQHLEDEQYNQLRSEVFRSFVRQILLNGEFEKAELQASVAELESEFTRNPDAVRGRLVQEAQRRLYAIQQQATSQEDLMQRSQAYIASLPKFLTDSTFNKDEYDAWLKTPEAFKWGVMLQYEEDLKTNTIPVRQLQALVGASFHATSLEANWTVGRRMTDYELQVAVASASDFAVDENTVDSVMVAGYFNAHKDSFFVMKDMAQFQYAYLPVEATAGDDARIREYAMTLYYQLTDSSSTTTFEDMARISSEDPGTAEKGGILSDDYVGRGVYVKEFEDKAFALDSGAISEPVKTRFGYHIIKSYGKSKDSTGADLVKVGHILLVVNASSETIDSLENVLAQVKASVDAGKSFEEAAKDQNLMVQKSNWISRGDNIDGVGYLKGLAAYAWPNEILPEESSKVSPVMKNNKWVAVAIKTADLKAGERSLDLFFNDIKATLLRNKAASAAEAYLNSVADKVKAFNADDSTTKIEKVRVETKSASVDGYVPGFGYGNVNFAKAVKNAKEGEWTAAMATDIGAVMLKVTSKKTPEEEALKSAVKSDVQNASSYGAASLFNEFVNNLEAATPVKNNLDLYYRD, from the coding sequence ATGTTAACGTGGATTAATGAAAAAGCCAAGTGGATTATTGTAATCTTTGCCGCAGGTATCGCTGTTGGCCTTCTGGCCATGGACCGTGTACCGAACCAGGGCAAGAGCTACCCGGTTGGTGAAGTCAACGACAGCAAGATCACCTATGCTGAATTCGACGCCCGTATCAAGATGATCGTGCAGAACCAGTATCAGGGTCAGCACCTCGAAGACGAACAGTACAACCAGCTCCGTTCCGAAGTCTTCCGCTCTTTCGTTCGCCAGATTCTCCTGAATGGCGAATTCGAAAAGGCCGAACTGCAGGCCTCGGTCGCCGAACTGGAATCTGAATTCACCCGCAATCCGGATGCAGTCCGCGGCCGTCTGGTGCAGGAAGCTCAGCGTCGCCTCTATGCTATCCAGCAGCAGGCTACCTCCCAGGAAGACTTGATGCAGCGCTCTCAGGCCTACATCGCAAGTCTGCCCAAGTTCCTCACCGATTCTACCTTCAACAAGGATGAATACGACGCCTGGCTCAAGACTCCCGAAGCCTTCAAGTGGGGTGTCATGCTTCAGTACGAAGAAGACCTGAAGACCAACACCATCCCCGTTCGCCAACTGCAGGCTCTGGTCGGTGCTTCCTTCCACGCTACTTCTCTCGAAGCTAACTGGACCGTCGGTCGCCGTATGACTGACTACGAACTGCAGGTGGCAGTCGCCTCTGCTTCTGACTTTGCCGTTGACGAAAACACTGTCGACAGCGTCATGGTTGCCGGTTACTTCAATGCACATAAGGACAGCTTCTTCGTGATGAAGGACATGGCTCAGTTCCAGTATGCTTACCTGCCGGTCGAAGCTACCGCCGGTGACGATGCACGCATCCGCGAATATGCAATGACTCTCTACTACCAGCTCACCGACTCCTCTTCTACCACCACCTTCGAAGACATGGCTCGCATTTCTTCCGAAGATCCGGGTACTGCAGAAAAGGGCGGCATCCTGAGCGACGATTACGTTGGTCGTGGTGTCTATGTCAAGGAATTCGAAGACAAGGCTTTCGCCCTGGATTCCGGCGCTATCTCTGAACCGGTGAAGACCCGCTTCGGCTACCATATTATTAAGTCTTACGGCAAGTCCAAGGACTCTACCGGTGCTGACCTGGTCAAGGTCGGTCACATCCTGCTGGTCGTGAACGCTTCTTCTGAAACTATCGACAGCCTCGAAAACGTTCTTGCTCAGGTTAAGGCTAGCGTTGATGCAGGCAAGTCCTTCGAAGAAGCTGCCAAGGATCAGAACCTGATGGTTCAGAAGTCCAACTGGATTTCTCGTGGCGACAACATCGACGGTGTCGGTTACCTGAAGGGTCTGGCTGCCTACGCATGGCCCAACGAAATCCTGCCCGAAGAATCCAGCAAGGTTTCTCCGGTCATGAAGAACAACAAGTGGGTTGCTGTCGCTATCAAGACTGCCGACCTCAAGGCTGGCGAACGTAGCCTCGACCTGTTCTTCAACGACATCAAGGCAACTCTCCTCCGCAACAAGGCTGCTTCCGCTGCTGAAGCTTACCTGAACTCTGTTGCCGACAAGGTCAAGGCCTTCAACGCCGACGATTCTACCACCAAGATCGAAAAGGTCCGCGTAGAAACCAAGAGCGCTTCTGTTGACGGTTACGTTCCGGGTTTCGGCTACGGCAACGTGAACTTCGCCAAGGCTGTCAAGAATGCCAAGGAAGGTGAATGGACCGCTGCAATGGCAACCGATATTGGTGCCGTGATGCTGAAGGTCACCTCCAAGAAGACTCCTGAAGAAGAAGCTCTGAAGTCCGCTGTTAAGTCCGACGTCCAGAACGCTTCTAGCTACGGTGCTGCAAGCCTGTTCAACGAATTCGTGAACAACCTGGAAGCTGCAACTCCGGTCAAGAACAACCTGGACCTGTACTACAGAGACTAA
- the nadB gene encoding L-aspartate oxidase translates to MYDILVLGAGISGLSAALHAAEKGLSVVILTKGAKPDGSSNYAQGGIATVTKKTDKFKFHIDDTLEAGAGLCKKEPVNILTKSGPATIQQLVKWGVQFTPNPVNREEFDLHLEGGHSHHRILHAADLTGKEIMRALLCELHKQKNIDYLENCYIKDLICQGEGKEKRCIGAKIIHQKTGEVENIYAKSTVLSTGGAGRIWQYTVCPPDSCGDGMAIAARAGAALQDIEFMQFHPTSLYAPSLKKPFLISEAVRGFGGILKNDKGEEFMNQVHPLHSLAPRDIVARAIHSEMQRLGKPHMYIDLTGHTPKDIRSHFPNIYAKCMEVGVDMTKEWIPVVPAAHYMCGGVLVDTWSRTEIKGLYACGEVAATGVHGANRLASNSLLESVVYAVRAIDNIVESGLLNEKISTPRSNKKEKVSYTKSAFWRKRKKILQDMMWTHCGIVRTVAGLNQGLKVIEGLEKEVDAAIKNKETENFYFLEFLNALQVSKMILIAALRRKESRGLHYILDYPNPNPKTKHQSIYLNDKE, encoded by the coding sequence ATGTACGATATTTTGGTCCTCGGTGCCGGCATTTCCGGATTAAGCGCAGCCCTTCATGCTGCAGAAAAAGGTCTCTCTGTAGTCATCCTCACCAAGGGAGCTAAACCGGACGGTTCATCAAACTACGCTCAGGGCGGTATCGCTACCGTTACCAAGAAGACAGACAAGTTCAAGTTCCATATTGACGATACCCTGGAAGCAGGCGCCGGCCTCTGCAAGAAGGAACCGGTAAACATCCTGACCAAGAGTGGCCCAGCCACCATCCAGCAGCTTGTAAAATGGGGCGTCCAGTTTACCCCCAATCCGGTGAACCGAGAAGAGTTCGACCTCCATCTGGAAGGCGGCCACAGCCATCACCGCATCCTCCACGCCGCAGACCTTACCGGAAAGGAAATCATGCGCGCCCTCCTCTGCGAACTTCACAAGCAGAAGAACATCGATTACCTTGAAAACTGCTACATCAAGGACCTGATCTGCCAGGGCGAAGGCAAGGAAAAGCGCTGCATCGGCGCAAAGATCATTCACCAGAAGACAGGCGAAGTCGAAAACATCTACGCCAAGTCCACAGTCCTTTCTACCGGTGGCGCCGGACGTATCTGGCAGTACACCGTATGCCCGCCCGACAGCTGCGGCGACGGCATGGCCATTGCAGCCCGTGCAGGTGCAGCACTGCAGGACATCGAATTCATGCAGTTCCACCCCACCAGTCTTTACGCCCCCAGCCTCAAGAAGCCCTTCCTCATTTCCGAAGCGGTCCGCGGCTTTGGCGGCATCCTCAAGAACGACAAGGGCGAAGAATTCATGAACCAGGTGCATCCGCTCCACTCCCTGGCACCCCGCGATATCGTGGCCCGCGCCATCCACAGCGAAATGCAGCGTCTGGGCAAGCCCCACATGTACATCGACCTGACCGGCCACACCCCCAAGGACATCCGCAGCCACTTCCCCAACATCTATGCCAAGTGCATGGAAGTGGGCGTCGACATGACCAAGGAATGGATCCCCGTCGTTCCCGCAGCACACTACATGTGCGGCGGTGTTCTGGTAGACACCTGGTCCCGTACAGAAATCAAAGGTCTCTATGCATGCGGCGAAGTCGCAGCAACAGGCGTTCACGGAGCAAACCGCCTGGCCTCCAACTCCCTCCTCGAAAGCGTCGTCTACGCCGTTCGCGCCATCGACAACATCGTGGAAAGCGGCCTCCTCAATGAAAAGATCTCCACACCTCGTTCCAACAAGAAGGAAAAGGTTTCTTACACCAAGTCCGCTTTCTGGCGCAAGCGCAAGAAGATCCTTCAGGACATGATGTGGACCCACTGCGGTATCGTACGTACCGTGGCCGGCCTGAACCAGGGCCTCAAGGTCATCGAAGGTCTAGAAAAGGAAGTGGACGCCGCAATCAAGAACAAGGAAACCGAAAACTTCTACTTCCTTGAATTCCTGAACGCCCTCCAGGTCTCCAAGATGATCCTGATCGCAGCTCTGCGCCGTAAGGAATCCCGCGGTCTCCATTACATTCTGGATTACCCCAATCCGAATCCCAAGACCAAGCACCAGAGCATTTACCTAAACGACAAGGAGTAA
- a CDS encoding serine/threonine-protein kinase, whose product MAAGKNDKPSKIGGYRPVQELGAGAMGKLWLCHDPSLDRMVVVKQMQTTQEDNPDALKRFMQEGNILAHLNHPAITRPYGLWKESDGKLSLSMEFVHGYTLRNILDKCKQPPLWVVMLVLYEVLSALGHAHRQNVVHRDIKPANIMIDNDGRVRLLDFGIAYTDNKLDFNRFFKDEEERSRITQTGAILGTVTYMSPEQTLGEDASPASDLFAVGIVAIEMLTGQNIFRGANFSETIQRIQKLRITPKVFPKEVPMALRKFVLKLVAKKPKNRPLTAADAADQLAAIMKNYPRDLTPYMSVWCSALKESNGPLSGSDYSTPALYKDSRKKMFLLGLSIGVVISTAVTVLIHTAL is encoded by the coding sequence TTGGCAGCAGGCAAGAACGACAAACCTTCTAAGATTGGCGGTTATAGACCGGTACAGGAACTGGGTGCCGGCGCCATGGGCAAACTGTGGCTTTGCCACGACCCTTCCCTAGACCGCATGGTGGTGGTCAAGCAGATGCAAACCACCCAGGAAGACAACCCCGATGCCCTCAAGCGCTTCATGCAAGAGGGTAACATCCTAGCCCACCTGAACCACCCCGCCATTACCAGACCCTACGGCCTCTGGAAAGAAAGCGACGGCAAGCTATCGCTTTCGATGGAATTCGTTCACGGCTACACCCTGCGCAACATCCTGGACAAGTGCAAGCAGCCTCCCCTGTGGGTCGTTATGCTGGTGCTCTACGAAGTGCTGAGCGCCCTGGGCCACGCCCACCGCCAGAACGTAGTCCACCGCGACATCAAGCCCGCCAACATCATGATCGATAACGACGGTCGTGTGCGTCTGCTGGACTTCGGCATCGCCTATACCGACAACAAGCTGGACTTCAACCGATTCTTCAAGGACGAAGAGGAACGCAGCCGCATCACCCAGACCGGCGCGATTCTCGGTACAGTCACCTACATGAGCCCCGAGCAGACTCTTGGCGAAGACGCCTCCCCCGCTTCCGACCTGTTCGCCGTCGGCATCGTGGCCATCGAGATGCTCACCGGCCAGAATATATTCCGCGGGGCGAACTTCAGCGAGACCATCCAGCGCATCCAGAAACTGCGAATCACCCCCAAGGTATTCCCCAAGGAAGTCCCCATGGCCCTTCGCAAGTTCGTGCTGAAGCTGGTAGCCAAGAAGCCCAAGAACCGCCCCCTCACCGCAGCCGATGCCGCCGACCAGCTGGCCGCCATCATGAAGAACTACCCCCGCGACCTCACTCCCTATATGAGCGTCTGGTGTTCCGCCCTCAAGGAATCCAACGGTCCCCTGTCGGGATCCGATTATTCGACCCCGGCACTCTACAAGGATAGCCGCAAGAAAATGTTCCTGCTTGGACTATCAATTGGAGTAGTCATCAGCACCGCTGTGACCGTCCTCATCCATACCGCCCTGTAA
- a CDS encoding CvpA family protein translates to MNTIDIVSLVLMTILMLIGLWHGLLRGIFRLLAWIAAITDAYFINKFFSDTVAGFGFSDFSASIICICIGFLVPFLALLFTGHMVNHYVSDTVVGKVDRILGAFFGLVKGALVMFVILTILHVMPFGGFVQETRDNSVSYAAYKTVLATMGYSTEPVDLVGAAERKASEITEKMANKASEKVEEVAKETVEKATDAAKEAAREAAAKAVKEASEKIAPTSEK, encoded by the coding sequence ATGAATACTATCGATATAGTCAGTCTCGTGTTGATGACCATCCTGATGCTCATTGGCCTCTGGCACGGACTCCTGCGTGGTATTTTCAGACTCCTGGCCTGGATTGCCGCCATTACCGACGCCTACTTCATCAACAAGTTCTTTTCCGATACCGTAGCAGGATTCGGCTTTAGCGATTTTTCCGCTTCGATTATCTGTATTTGCATAGGATTCCTGGTTCCCTTCCTCGCCCTGCTCTTTACTGGCCACATGGTCAACCATTACGTATCCGACACAGTCGTTGGAAAGGTGGACCGCATCCTTGGAGCCTTCTTTGGACTGGTGAAGGGCGCCCTGGTCATGTTCGTCATACTGACAATCCTCCATGTAATGCCCTTCGGGGGCTTTGTGCAGGAGACCCGCGACAATTCCGTTTCTTATGCCGCCTACAAGACCGTACTTGCGACTATGGGATACTCAACGGAGCCTGTAGACCTTGTAGGTGCCGCCGAACGAAAGGCCTCTGAAATCACAGAGAAGATGGCCAACAAGGCCTCCGAAAAAGTAGAAGAGGTGGCCAAGGAAACCGTAGAAAAGGCAACCGACGCCGCCAAGGAAGCAGCCAGGGAAGCCGCCGCCAAGGCCGTAAAGGAAGCCTCCGAAAAAATAGCCCCCACTTCAGAAAAGTAG
- a CDS encoding amidohydrolase, whose protein sequence is MGKMVLKSVYFNGSVRDILISGKKFAKVERPLTAADYNNAEIVDCSGLAILPPFYNGHTHAAMTLLRGYADDMPLQQWLTQHIWPFEAKLTPKDIRVGSRLAILEMIKSGTVFFADMYWHREETIKAVKEMGIRAAIGVTVADALQTPELTEASFKFLQEHRMESDRVSLAVMPHAIYTVSDKTFKRCVEVARKEEYILHTHLAETATEVKDCKKKYGCTPVELMDKFGALGGNFVAAHCVHLSGNDMTLMAESCSAAIVNPCSNLKLCSGIPKIHKMLESGMLVGVGTDGASSNNNLDMHEEMKLTSLLTKVSSSAEKLPAADALKMASSNVAIAYGVPAGAIVEGLLADALLVDLRNERLTPNHNLVSNWVYSADNSAIKHVICNGQFVMRDRHVDGEEDIMKEAELTARRLAQ, encoded by the coding sequence ATGGGTAAAATGGTATTGAAGTCCGTCTATTTTAACGGCTCCGTCAGGGACATCCTTATTTCGGGCAAGAAGTTCGCCAAGGTGGAACGCCCGCTGACCGCAGCCGATTACAACAATGCCGAAATCGTGGACTGCTCCGGCCTGGCGATCCTCCCGCCGTTCTATAACGGCCATACCCATGCGGCCATGACCCTCCTTCGCGGTTATGCCGACGATATGCCCCTGCAGCAGTGGCTGACTCAGCACATCTGGCCCTTCGAGGCGAAGCTTACTCCCAAGGATATCCGGGTGGGATCCCGCCTGGCCATTCTCGAGATGATCAAGTCGGGTACGGTGTTCTTTGCCGACATGTACTGGCACCGCGAAGAGACCATCAAGGCGGTCAAGGAAATGGGGATTCGCGCGGCCATTGGCGTGACGGTGGCCGATGCGCTCCAGACGCCCGAACTGACCGAGGCCAGCTTCAAGTTCCTGCAGGAACACCGCATGGAGTCTGACCGTGTTTCTCTGGCGGTAATGCCCCACGCCATCTATACCGTTAGCGACAAGACCTTCAAACGTTGTGTGGAAGTGGCCCGCAAGGAGGAGTATATTCTTCATACCCATCTGGCCGAAACTGCTACCGAAGTCAAGGACTGCAAAAAGAAGTACGGCTGCACGCCGGTAGAACTGATGGACAAGTTCGGCGCCCTTGGCGGAAATTTCGTGGCGGCCCATTGCGTCCACCTCAGCGGAAACGACATGACGCTCATGGCGGAATCCTGTTCTGCGGCCATTGTCAATCCCTGTTCCAATTTGAAGTTATGTAGTGGCATCCCCAAGATCCACAAGATGCTGGAAAGCGGCATGCTGGTAGGCGTCGGGACCGACGGTGCTTCCTCCAACAACAACCTGGATATGCACGAAGAGATGAAGCTGACTTCTCTCTTGACCAAGGTTTCTAGCAGCGCCGAAAAGTTGCCTGCCGCCGATGCTCTGAAAATGGCTTCTTCCAATGTGGCCATTGCCTATGGCGTTCCGGCCGGAGCCATTGTTGAAGGTCTTTTGGCTGACGCCCTTTTGGTGGACCTCAGGAATGAACGTCTAACCCCCAACCACAATCTGGTTAGCAACTGGGTGTATTCCGCAGACAATAGCGCAATCAAGCACGTTATATGTAACGGCCAGTTCGTAATGAGGGACCGTCATGTGGATGGCGAAGAGGATATAATGAAAGAAGCCGAGCTGACAGCCCGGCGACTTGCTCAGTAA
- a CDS encoding GGDEF domain-containing protein: protein MAINDLETLPISRSEFQRLDIFKNVTFESLAGYLLSCHTVNVEPGTLLIDPEHPKRRLLVLLDGMMEVKMEVEGGNFKDVIEPGHCAGEMSIFDSVKPSAYVFAKDPCRILVIEPEVALAMINASHDLCLNFLHMLSQRLRNNNRVVCEEEYHIRCIEENAKVDSLTGLHNRRWLEEMYTREINRSNAGNFRLSAVMMDIDHFKRVNDTYGHLAGDQVLIAVAGAITDSLRPSDMPVRYGGEEFSVFLPGTSTENARIIAERLRKAVEKLRIPLPDGQVIPVTISLGFTERQDGDTVRSIIERADQALYNAKQNGRNRACLNLGEGGMLLL, encoded by the coding sequence ATGGCTATAAATGATCTAGAAACACTTCCTATTTCCCGTTCCGAATTTCAGCGTCTTGACATCTTCAAGAACGTCACCTTTGAAAGTTTGGCAGGATATTTGTTGAGCTGCCATACAGTAAATGTGGAACCGGGAACCCTTCTTATCGACCCTGAACACCCCAAGCGCCGCTTGCTGGTGTTGTTAGACGGAATGATGGAAGTCAAGATGGAAGTCGAAGGCGGCAACTTCAAGGATGTCATCGAACCGGGCCACTGTGCCGGTGAAATGTCCATCTTCGACAGCGTAAAGCCCAGCGCCTACGTATTCGCCAAGGACCCCTGCCGCATTCTGGTGATCGAACCCGAAGTCGCCCTGGCCATGATCAACGCCTCTCACGACTTGTGCCTGAACTTTTTGCATATGCTGAGCCAGCGCCTGCGCAACAACAACCGCGTGGTGTGCGAAGAAGAATACCACATCCGCTGCATCGAAGAAAACGCAAAGGTGGACTCCCTTACGGGCCTCCACAACCGCCGTTGGCTCGAAGAAATGTACACCCGCGAAATCAACCGCAGCAACGCCGGCAATTTCCGCCTGTCTGCCGTCATGATGGACATCGACCATTTCAAGCGGGTAAACGACACTTACGGCCATCTGGCCGGTGACCAGGTCCTGATCGCCGTGGCCGGAGCCATTACCGACAGCCTGCGCCCCTCCGACATGCCCGTACGCTACGGCGGCGAAGAATTCAGCGTGTTCCTGCCGGGAACCTCCACCGAAAACGCCCGCATAATCGCAGAACGCCTGCGCAAGGCCGTCGAAAAGCTGCGCATTCCCCTGCCCGACGGCCAGGTGATTCCCGTAACCATCAGCCTGGGCTTTACGGAACGCCAGGATGGCGACACAGTCCGCTCCATTATCGAACGTGCCGACCAGGCCCTTTATAACGCCAAGCAGAACGGCCGCAACAGAGCCTGCCTGAACCTTGGCGAAGGCGGCATGCTGCTGCTCTAG
- a CDS encoding VWA-like domain-containing protein translates to MTDFEKSFQGTICRLLVYSPFSFNLLVGMNTVATDSVETMGVCVKNGRISLRYNPQFFVSLEEGERTYVLIHEMMHVLLHHCTHRSSSDRRRAYKENVAMDLAINSLIYEETGIKIPRFKEDVGNCRKGDVMSLLPMMFGYKNCLSFEQYLTLLDQDFPDVTVQFVGGDGEIDENCPLGEITRWRLDNRHGEGFEEDAYIDDYVRNVVENIGRNHGWGHLDGTGIEMVMKAQEQPLNWGDILRLKLGPFLSYQKEQSRRRWNKHYGKPFLGYTTKCVEPVAVYADTSGSVGTQDLSRFIVEIERIANYTGVYLWSFDIAVQDPDETVLFNRRSIAQIEFKGRGGTSFTPIFEHAQERHFSQVVILTDGVAEKVDPDLAKGMDVVWVITKDGDTDNKPGTVIKMDR, encoded by the coding sequence GTGACGGATTTTGAAAAGAGTTTTCAGGGGACCATATGCCGTCTCCTTGTGTACAGCCCGTTCAGCTTCAACTTGCTGGTGGGTATGAATACGGTGGCTACGGATTCTGTAGAAACCATGGGGGTGTGCGTCAAGAATGGCCGCATAAGCCTTCGGTACAATCCCCAGTTCTTTGTTTCGCTGGAAGAGGGGGAGCGCACCTATGTCTTGATCCACGAGATGATGCATGTGCTGCTGCACCACTGCACCCACCGCAGTTCCAGTGACCGTCGCCGTGCCTACAAAGAGAACGTGGCCATGGATCTGGCCATTAACAGCCTGATTTATGAAGAGACGGGTATCAAGATTCCCCGTTTCAAGGAGGATGTGGGCAACTGCAGAAAGGGCGATGTCATGAGCCTTTTGCCCATGATGTTTGGCTATAAGAACTGCCTGAGTTTCGAGCAGTACTTGACTCTGCTAGATCAGGATTTCCCCGATGTTACCGTCCAGTTTGTGGGTGGGGATGGCGAAATCGACGAGAATTGCCCCCTGGGCGAAATCACAAGGTGGCGCTTGGACAACCGGCATGGGGAAGGTTTTGAGGAAGATGCCTATATCGACGACTATGTGCGCAACGTGGTGGAGAACATCGGGCGAAACCACGGCTGGGGGCATCTCGATGGCACTGGTATCGAGATGGTGATGAAGGCCCAGGAGCAGCCCTTGAACTGGGGTGATATTCTGAGGCTCAAGCTGGGGCCCTTCCTGAGTTACCAGAAGGAACAGTCCCGCAGGCGCTGGAATAAACATTACGGCAAACCCTTTCTGGGGTATACCACGAAGTGCGTCGAACCGGTGGCGGTGTATGCCGATACCTCGGGCAGCGTGGGCACCCAGGACTTGTCGCGATTCATTGTGGAAATCGAGCGTATTGCCAACTATACCGGCGTATACCTCTGGAGTTTTGACATCGCGGTTCAGGATCCCGATGAAACGGTACTGTTCAACCGCCGCTCTATTGCCCAGATTGAGTTCAAGGGGCGCGGTGGGACTAGCTTTACACCTATTTTCGAGCATGCCCAGGAGAGGCACTTTTCGCAGGTGGTCATTCTGACTGATGGTGTTGCCGAAAAGGTAGACCCTGACCTGGCCAAGGGAATGGATGTTGTCTGGGTCATAACAAAAGACGGTGATACAGATAATAAACCTGGCACCGTCATAAAAATGGATCGTTAG